A single Nomia melanderi isolate GNS246 chromosome 13, iyNomMela1, whole genome shotgun sequence DNA region contains:
- the LOC116432296 gene encoding nicotinamide/nicotinic acid mononucleotide adenylyltransferase 1 isoform X5: protein MLKTISQLTTAVSPFQVWLKRQPVCSLYCAVECFGGSCNDLFRVITHRAKCSAIRLHNASRLRSSQSNGNCVSTCSGVEKGEMAPTRVILMSCGSYNPPTNMHLRMFEIARDHLHRMGTHIVVGGVISPVHDAYAKKELASATHRCAMLKLALQNSDWIRLSTWETRQNGWTKTRISLQHHQNLLNSVIFDPNTLNHISSEDLEWIPENVKNSSDRTPIQIKLLCGADLLESFGTYDLWAEEDIDAIVGEHGLVVITREGSNPNKFIYDSDILSRHMHNIYIVTEWIPNEVSSTRIRRALKRGESVRYLLQDAVIDYVYKHGIYDAKTSASTMFLVRR from the exons ATGTTGAAAACGATTTCTCAACTGACTACCGCAGTATCACCTTTTCAAGTATGGCTGAAACGTCAGCCAGTGTGCAGCCTGTACTGTGCGGTTGAATGTTTCGGTGGTTCGTGTAACGATTTATTTCGCGTTATTACGCATCGTGCTAAATGTTCCGCGATTCGGCTGCACAACGCTTCGAGACTGAGGAGTAGTCAGTCAAACGGAAATTGTGTCAGCACATGCAGCGGAGTAGAAAAAGGCGAAATGGCACCAACGCGTGTTATTCTTATGTCGTGTGGCAGTTATAACCCTCCAACCAATATGCACTTGAGAATGTTTG AAATTGCCAGAGATCACCTCCATCGAATGGGAACGCATATTGTGGTTGGCGGTGTTATATCTCCAGTACATGATGCATATGCTAAAAAAGAATTGGCAAGCGCAACTCATAGATGTGCTATGTTAAAATTGGCCTTACAAAATAGTGATTGGATTCGATTGAGCACTTGGGAGACCAGGCAAAATGGATGGACGAAAACTAGAATTAGTTTACAGCATCACCAAAATTTGTTAAACTCTGTTATATTTGATCCTAATACTTTGAATCATATATCCAGTGAAGATTTGGAATGGATACctgaaaatgtgaaaaatagtTCTGATCGTACtccaattcaaattaaattgctCTGTGGTGCTGATTTATTAGAAAGTTTTGGAACATATGATCTTTGGGCTGAAGAAGAT ATTGATGCGATTGTTGGTGAACATGGTCTTGTAGTTATTACCAGAGAGGGATCTAAtcccaacaaatttatttatgactCAGATATTCTCTCCAGGCATAtg CACAATATATACATAGTAACTGAATGGATTCCAAATGAAGTTAGCTCAACTAGAATACGGAGGGCACTAAAGCGGGGCGAGAGTGTCAGGTATCTCCTACAAGATGCTGTGATTGATTATGTCTATAAACATGGGATTTACGATGCGAAGACATCAGCGTCCACAAT
- the LOC116432296 gene encoding nicotinamide/nicotinic acid mononucleotide adenylyltransferase 1 isoform X4, whose amino-acid sequence MLKTISQLTTAVSPFQVWLKRQPVCSLYCAVECFGGSCNDLFRVITHRAKCSAIRLHNASRLRSSQSNGNCVSTCSGVEKGEMAPTRVILMSCGSYNPPTNMHLRMFEIARDHLHRMGTHIVVGGVISPVHDAYAKKELASATHRCAMLKLALQNSDWIRLSTWETRQNGWTKTRISLQHHQNLLNSVIFDPNTLNHISSEDLEWIPENVKNSSDRTPIQIKLLCGADLLESFGTYDLWAEEDIDAIVGEHGLVVITREGSNPNKFIYDSDILSRHMHNIYIVTEWIPNEVSSTRIRRALKRGESVRYLLQDAVIDYVYKHGIYDAKTSASTIVLFFTLPISLDTEGTAKPACLL is encoded by the exons ATGTTGAAAACGATTTCTCAACTGACTACCGCAGTATCACCTTTTCAAGTATGGCTGAAACGTCAGCCAGTGTGCAGCCTGTACTGTGCGGTTGAATGTTTCGGTGGTTCGTGTAACGATTTATTTCGCGTTATTACGCATCGTGCTAAATGTTCCGCGATTCGGCTGCACAACGCTTCGAGACTGAGGAGTAGTCAGTCAAACGGAAATTGTGTCAGCACATGCAGCGGAGTAGAAAAAGGCGAAATGGCACCAACGCGTGTTATTCTTATGTCGTGTGGCAGTTATAACCCTCCAACCAATATGCACTTGAGAATGTTTG AAATTGCCAGAGATCACCTCCATCGAATGGGAACGCATATTGTGGTTGGCGGTGTTATATCTCCAGTACATGATGCATATGCTAAAAAAGAATTGGCAAGCGCAACTCATAGATGTGCTATGTTAAAATTGGCCTTACAAAATAGTGATTGGATTCGATTGAGCACTTGGGAGACCAGGCAAAATGGATGGACGAAAACTAGAATTAGTTTACAGCATCACCAAAATTTGTTAAACTCTGTTATATTTGATCCTAATACTTTGAATCATATATCCAGTGAAGATTTGGAATGGATACctgaaaatgtgaaaaatagtTCTGATCGTACtccaattcaaattaaattgctCTGTGGTGCTGATTTATTAGAAAGTTTTGGAACATATGATCTTTGGGCTGAAGAAGAT ATTGATGCGATTGTTGGTGAACATGGTCTTGTAGTTATTACCAGAGAGGGATCTAAtcccaacaaatttatttatgactCAGATATTCTCTCCAGGCATAtg CACAATATATACATAGTAACTGAATGGATTCCAAATGAAGTTAGCTCAACTAGAATACGGAGGGCACTAAAGCGGGGCGAGAGTGTCAGGTATCTCCTACAAGATGCTGTGATTGATTATGTCTATAAACATGGGATTTACGATGCGAAGACATCAGCGTCCACAAT TGTCTTGTTTTTCACGCTGCCAATCTCCTTGGACACTGAA
- the LOC116432296 gene encoding uncharacterized protein LOC116432296 isoform X1 yields the protein MLKTISQLTTAVSPFQVWLKRQPVCSLYCAVECFGGSCNDLFRVITHRAKCSAIRLHNASRLRSSQSNGNCVSTCSGVEKGEMAPTRVILMSCGSYNPPTNMHLRMFEIARDHLHRMGTHIVVGGVISPVHDAYAKKELASATHRCAMLKLALQNSDWIRLSTWETRQNGWTKTRISLQHHQNLLNSVIFDPNTLNHISSEDLEWIPENVKNSSDRTPIQIKLLCGADLLESFGTYDLWAEEDIDAIVGEHGLVVITREGSNPNKFIYDSDILSRHMHNIYIVTEWIPNEVSSTRIRRALKRGESVRYLLQDAVIDYVYKHGIYDAKTSASTIKLELTSPNANNYLTIDSKYQSTFLTPSPSDVTMESPSPIEIISIDVPDTVLRKNIQNAGGTGSRHGGLEEAREKFINALVAENGNGKHLTTAKAAYPGLAKQIIATETGESQILDEVGFVDDDRRGRKRVVRVQPRSSQVEQASPSVATSSNNEDAAVQVPKSQSVEPRDLLDENKTRTAPEGDTLGLTDGKPADRKSSVSSSGVPVSVDNSGRHECALSDFSVDKEDYRLTRYGLDAALDDEAHEQSEDPAMGEQPDRQEGVEFGENFPNDSARCSNTQVLVLVSAMIHNPFEKEGAATLILEENGVHSKGEITIFKGESDGSIDKVLLVQSPVPSSISDESTVKIQEIVDDPSEPLESKPEGQIGSDETSNKRDVNLEIDGKYLKSVVNSRKSPRKTKNGQMRLHSEDAEKQMKDDNETEKKNTDSYTQSEETVYQTLSETSSKISSKIKSPRKEGKSSRSQKSSSTSKTYESAISDERSKKDSSMTQYYTPLKGSLDSVIVTSDSRTVSRRRVKANETFSKKSKSYESIKKIQEVCYEDSKADSTSQLITANELDMQTDEFCSVCCYVNEMSLRTEEGIASPNQDNFYTLQSNCSSLADEDSTECDICSSWNLQESTDVLDRRLPANECDQLCEVCEICGEICTTYNPDQEVFPSRDPRDHSRIIESSSRSLPKNSSRIDNTITDVTLDEDSFEIENCGLQSGPESSETLAHDKKHLSSFTLSEAGVVKKKSRDMYFIPKDEIEILSSGGRRINRKASLIKKKPEDPTNASQDKRLYSSVDNLQLAKVSSRSNDKVLRPKNSKLIGSADNIRTSKSSRRCKSLQRSADNVRYVDSSTDNLDSLVESLDKEEENQGTVDWTDKPKIRDNETVKMILTKHGIKIISEKETAL from the exons ATGTTGAAAACGATTTCTCAACTGACTACCGCAGTATCACCTTTTCAAGTATGGCTGAAACGTCAGCCAGTGTGCAGCCTGTACTGTGCGGTTGAATGTTTCGGTGGTTCGTGTAACGATTTATTTCGCGTTATTACGCATCGTGCTAAATGTTCCGCGATTCGGCTGCACAACGCTTCGAGACTGAGGAGTAGTCAGTCAAACGGAAATTGTGTCAGCACATGCAGCGGAGTAGAAAAAGGCGAAATGGCACCAACGCGTGTTATTCTTATGTCGTGTGGCAGTTATAACCCTCCAACCAATATGCACTTGAGAATGTTTG AAATTGCCAGAGATCACCTCCATCGAATGGGAACGCATATTGTGGTTGGCGGTGTTATATCTCCAGTACATGATGCATATGCTAAAAAAGAATTGGCAAGCGCAACTCATAGATGTGCTATGTTAAAATTGGCCTTACAAAATAGTGATTGGATTCGATTGAGCACTTGGGAGACCAGGCAAAATGGATGGACGAAAACTAGAATTAGTTTACAGCATCACCAAAATTTGTTAAACTCTGTTATATTTGATCCTAATACTTTGAATCATATATCCAGTGAAGATTTGGAATGGATACctgaaaatgtgaaaaatagtTCTGATCGTACtccaattcaaattaaattgctCTGTGGTGCTGATTTATTAGAAAGTTTTGGAACATATGATCTTTGGGCTGAAGAAGAT ATTGATGCGATTGTTGGTGAACATGGTCTTGTAGTTATTACCAGAGAGGGATCTAAtcccaacaaatttatttatgactCAGATATTCTCTCCAGGCATAtg CACAATATATACATAGTAACTGAATGGATTCCAAATGAAGTTAGCTCAACTAGAATACGGAGGGCACTAAAGCGGGGCGAGAGTGTCAGGTATCTCCTACAAGATGCTGTGATTGATTATGTCTATAAACATGGGATTTACGATGCGAAGACATCAGCGTCCACAAT TAAGTTGGAACTGACCTCGCCGAACGCGAATAATTACTTGACCATTGATTCCAAGTATCAAAGCACGTTTCTTACGCCGTCGCCTAGCGACGTAACCATGGAATCCCCGAGTCCGATCGAAATAATATCCATCGACGTGCCGGACACGGTACTGCGTAAGAATATCCAGAACGCGGGCGGCACGGGCTCCCGTCACGGGGGCCTCGAAGAGGCCCGCGAAAAGTTCATAAACGCCCTAGTCGCGGAGAACGGTAACGGCAAGCACTTAACCACCGCGAAGGCCGCGTACCCGGGTCTCGCAAAACAGATCATCGCCACCGAAACCGGCGAGTCGCAGATCCTCGACGAGGTAGGTTTCGTTGACGATGATAGGAGAGGCAGGAAGAGGGTCGTTAGAGTCCAGCCACGGTCCAGTCAGGTAGAACAGGCGTCCCCGAGCGTCGCCACCTCGTCGAATAACGAGGACGCCGCGGTACAGGTCCCCAAAAGCCAAAGCGTCGAGCCTAGGGATCTCTTAGACGAGAATAAAACCCGAACGGCGCCCGAAGGCGACACACTGGGATTAACCGACGGCAAACCGGCCGATCGTAAATCTTCGGTGTCGTCTTCGGGCGTCCCCGTATCAGTAGATAACAGCGGTCGTCACGAGTGCGCTTTGTCAGACTTCAGCGTAGACAAAGAGGATTACAGACTCACGCGGTATGGCTTAGATGCCGCGCTGGATGACGAGGCGCACGAGCAGAGTGAGGATCCTGCCATGGGTGAGCAGCCTGATCGTCAGGAAGGTGTCGAGTTCGGAGAAAATTTCCCAAACGATAGCGCGAGATGTTCCAATACCCAGGTCCTGGTCCTTGTTAGCGCCATGATCCACAATCCCTTCGAGAAAGAGGGCGCGGCAACTTTGATCTTGGAAGAGAACGGGGTTCACAGTAAAGGGGAGATTACGATATTCAAGGGTGAGTCCGATGGGAGTATCGATAAGGTTTTATTGGTACAGTCGCCTGTGCCGTCCTCGATCAGCGACGAGAGTACGGTTAAGATTCAGGAAATCGTTGACGATCCTTCGGAGCCCTTGGAATCGAAACCGGAGGGTCAAATAGGTTCGGATGAGACGTCCAACAAGCGGGACGTGAACCTCGAAATCGATGGTAAGTATCTGAAGTCTGTGGTGAACTCTCGTAAGAGTCCTAGGAAGACGAAGAACGGTCAGATGCGATTACACAGTGAGGATGCAGAGAAGCAAATGAAGGATGACAATGAGACAGAAAAGAAGAACACTGATTCGTATACGCAGTCCGAAGAAACCGTCTACCAAACGTTGTCGGAGACTTCTTCGAAGATTTCTTCAAAGATAAAGAGTCCCAGGAAAGAAGGAAAGTCGTCTCGATCCCAGAAATCGAGCAGCACTTCTAAGACTTACGAGTCTGCGATCAGTGACGAGAGATCGAAGAAGGATTCATCGATGACTCAATATTACACGCCGTTGAAAGGGAGCTTGGACTCCGTGATCGTCACCAGCGATTCGAGAACAGTCTCTAGGCGGCGAGTAAAGGCCAACGAGactttttcaaagaaatctaaGAGCTACGAGTCGATCAAAAAGATTCAAGAAGTGTGCTACGAAGATTCCAAAGCTGACAGCACGTCCCAGCTAATCACGGCCAATGAACTGGACATGCAAACCGATGAGTTTTGCTCGGTTTGCTGTTACGTAAATGAGATGTCTTTGAGGACGGAAGAGGGCATCGCTAGTCCCAATCAAGACAATTTCTATACACTGCAGTCGAACTGCAGTTCTCTTGCGGACGAGGACTCTACGGAGTGCGATATCTGCAGCTCCTGGAACCTCCAAGAGTCCACTGATGTCTTGGACagaaggcttcctgcaaatgAATGTGATCAGCTCTGTGAGGTCTGCGAAATCTGCGGCGAAATATGCACAACTTACAATCCTGATCAAGAAGTCTTCCCTTCGAGAGATCCTAGAGATCACAGTCGGATAATCGAGTCTTCCTCGAGAAGTCTTCCTAAGAACAGCTCCAGAATCGACAACACTATCACCGATGTGACTTTGGATGAGGACAGCTTTGAGATCGAGAACTGTGGCCTACAAAGCGGTCCCGAGTCTTCAGAGACATTGGCTCACGACAAGAAACACCTGTCGTCCTTCACTTTGTCCGAGGCAGGTGTAGTCAAGAAGAAGTCGAGAGACATGTACTTCATCCCCAAAGACGAGATCGAGATCCTGTCGAGCGGCGGCAGGCGGATCAATCGTAAGGCTTCGCTGATCAAGAAGAAGCCCGAGGATCCAACAAACGCGTCCCAGGATAAAAGACTTTATTCGTCGGTGGACAATCTTCAACTAGCCAAAGTATCTTCTAGGAGTAACGACAAGGTTCTTAGGCCTAAGAACAGCAAGCTGATCGGTTCAGCGGACAATATTCGGACCTCGAAGAGTTCTAGGAGATGCAAATCGTTGCAGAGGTCCGCTGATAACGTGAGGTACGTGGATTCGTCTACGGATAATTTGGATTCCCTGGTAGAGAGTCTGGATAAGGAAGAAGAGAATCAGGGTACTGTCGATTGGACGGACAAGCCGAAAATCAGGGACAACGAAACGGTGAAGATGATCCTGACGAAGCATGGTATTAAGATAATCAGTGAGAAGGAGACCGCTCTGTAA
- the LOC116432296 gene encoding nicotinamide/nicotinic acid mononucleotide adenylyltransferase 1 isoform X2 codes for MLKTISQLTTAVSPFQVWLKRQPVCSLYCAVECFGGSCNDLFRVITHRAKCSAIRLHNASRLRSSQSNGNCVSTCSGVEKGEMAPTRVILMSCGSYNPPTNMHLRMFEIARDHLHRMGTHIVVGGVISPVHDAYAKKELASATHRCAMLKLALQNSDWIRLSTWETRQNGWTKTRISLQHHQNLLNSVIFDPNTLNHISSEDLEWIPENVKNSSDRTPIQIKLLCGADLLESFGTYDLWAEEDIDAIVGEHGLVVITREGSNPNKFIYDSDILSRHMHNIYIVTEWIPNEVSSTRIRRALKRGESVRYLLQDAVIDYVYKHGIYDAKTSASTIKLELTSPNANNYLTIDSKYQSTFLTPSPSDVTMESPSPIEIISIDVPDTVLRKNIQNAGGTGSRHGGLEEAREKFINALVAENGNGKHLTTAKAAYPGLAKQIIATETGESQILDEGTAKPACLL; via the exons ATGTTGAAAACGATTTCTCAACTGACTACCGCAGTATCACCTTTTCAAGTATGGCTGAAACGTCAGCCAGTGTGCAGCCTGTACTGTGCGGTTGAATGTTTCGGTGGTTCGTGTAACGATTTATTTCGCGTTATTACGCATCGTGCTAAATGTTCCGCGATTCGGCTGCACAACGCTTCGAGACTGAGGAGTAGTCAGTCAAACGGAAATTGTGTCAGCACATGCAGCGGAGTAGAAAAAGGCGAAATGGCACCAACGCGTGTTATTCTTATGTCGTGTGGCAGTTATAACCCTCCAACCAATATGCACTTGAGAATGTTTG AAATTGCCAGAGATCACCTCCATCGAATGGGAACGCATATTGTGGTTGGCGGTGTTATATCTCCAGTACATGATGCATATGCTAAAAAAGAATTGGCAAGCGCAACTCATAGATGTGCTATGTTAAAATTGGCCTTACAAAATAGTGATTGGATTCGATTGAGCACTTGGGAGACCAGGCAAAATGGATGGACGAAAACTAGAATTAGTTTACAGCATCACCAAAATTTGTTAAACTCTGTTATATTTGATCCTAATACTTTGAATCATATATCCAGTGAAGATTTGGAATGGATACctgaaaatgtgaaaaatagtTCTGATCGTACtccaattcaaattaaattgctCTGTGGTGCTGATTTATTAGAAAGTTTTGGAACATATGATCTTTGGGCTGAAGAAGAT ATTGATGCGATTGTTGGTGAACATGGTCTTGTAGTTATTACCAGAGAGGGATCTAAtcccaacaaatttatttatgactCAGATATTCTCTCCAGGCATAtg CACAATATATACATAGTAACTGAATGGATTCCAAATGAAGTTAGCTCAACTAGAATACGGAGGGCACTAAAGCGGGGCGAGAGTGTCAGGTATCTCCTACAAGATGCTGTGATTGATTATGTCTATAAACATGGGATTTACGATGCGAAGACATCAGCGTCCACAAT TAAGTTGGAACTGACCTCGCCGAACGCGAATAATTACTTGACCATTGATTCCAAGTATCAAAGCACGTTTCTTACGCCGTCGCCTAGCGACGTAACCATGGAATCCCCGAGTCCGATCGAAATAATATCCATCGACGTGCCGGACACGGTACTGCGTAAGAATATCCAGAACGCGGGCGGCACGGGCTCCCGTCACGGGGGCCTCGAAGAGGCCCGCGAAAAGTTCATAAACGCCCTAGTCGCGGAGAACGGTAACGGCAAGCACTTAACCACCGCGAAGGCCGCGTACCCGGGTCTCGCAAAACAGATCATCGCCACCGAAACCGGCGAGTCGCAGATCCTCGACGAG